A part of Drosophila bipectinata strain 14024-0381.07 chromosome 3L, DbipHiC1v2, whole genome shotgun sequence genomic DNA contains:
- the trh gene encoding protein trachealess isoform X5: MLPYQAAVAMDYAGYQRQPTPGHPGSHMAATMGPLGMPAVPFSHSWMVPTQDLCAMPPYNKMPGHQQPPGPGMQQQPIEPGILELRKEKSRDAARSRRGKENYEFYELAKMLPLPAAITSQLDKASIIRLTISYLKLRDFSGHGDPPWTREASSSSKLKSAAIRRSPAVDLFEQHQGTHILQSLDGFALAVAGDGRFLYISETVSIYLGLSQVEMTGSSIFDYIHQADHSEIAEQLGLSLTSGGGSGAGSSSSGGVGVGAGTGMASPTSGASDDGSGTHGTNNPDVAASMTQASTSGYKGYDRSFCVRMKSTLTKRGCHFKSSGYRVVLLLCKLRPQYTFSHSRKSQPPLLGMVALAIALPPPSVHEIRLECDMFVTRVNFDLRVAHCEPRVSDLLDYAPEDLVNKSMYSLCHAEDANRLRKSHTDLIEKGQVLTGYYRLMNKNGGYTWLQTCATVVCSTKNADEQNIICVNYVISNRENENLILDCCQLEPSVDSIKHEEGLGNDKSSGSPGGDAAGEGNSHLSAGDMKLNSPKTDSEGHPHRGRGRTAAASHGSGLNNLTLIKDNVTPLGVESDAVGVVPTTVATPLQSATPNDASSGSGVNTKRKRKTKTAQQAEESGKEQVNSEQPLAKLPAMEQRDQQPRSRLPSIVEEQPASSAESAVKDLEQAMSKHLPSPVAVAVTQPSTDFSTDSLLKQQQQIDPNEKSSTIQWIGTPYQQPPAAMPATALLRQLYANRESVIRATARQTPTGVGPGVFYGEQQTGPLPTPPGSESSYENQYLQLHSTTSGGHPGIQKSSADAFTNLVSTYGGYHSSIDYHNAMTPPSSVSPRDSNQPGKVSSVLTSNGGYEYAPDPLRGQYAAPSVEAGPAALTLKPQAYTATMHPSASGTTTEGGVTYSNLDQPQYFAPHSSFHLYHKTSPASGWYSTPS; this comes from the exons ATGTTGCCGTATCAAGCGGCCGTGGCCATGGACTACGCCGGATACCAGCGCCAGCCCACTCCCGGTCATCCCGGTTCTCATATGGCAGCCACTATGGGACCACTGGGTATGCCCGCGGTTCCATTCAGTCACAGCTGGATGGTTCCCACTCAGGACCTATGTGCCATGCCCCCATACAACAAAATGCCAGGACATCAGCAGCCGCCTGGACCGGGCATGCAGCAGCAGCCCATTGAACCAGG AATTCTAGAGTTGCGCAAGGAGAAGTCTCGCGATGCGGCGAGATCCCGCCGCGGGAAGGAGAACTACGAATTCTACGAGCTAGCCAAGATGCTGCCCCTGCCGGCGGCCATCACTAGCCAATTAGACAAGGCCTCCATCATAAGACTGACCATCAGTTATTTAAAGCTGAGGGACTTTTCCGGACACGGCGATCCACCATGGACACGAGAGGCATCCAGCAGTAGTAAGCTCAAAA GTGCCGCCATCCGTCGCAGTCCCGCCGTCGATTTGTTTGAGCAACACCAGGGCACCCACATTCTTCAG TCCCTCGATGGCTTCGCCTTGGCAGTGGCGGGGGATGGACGTTTCCTGTACATCTCAGAGACTGTGTCCATTTACCTGGGACTGTCGCAAGTGGAGATGACCGGCAGCAGCATCTTTGACTACATCCACCAGGCGGATCACTCTGAGATCGCCGAGCAGCTTGGACTCAGCCTGACGAGTGGCGGTGGCAGTGGAGCTGGTTCCTCGAGCAGCGGTGGCGTGGGAGTCGGTGCTGGAACGGGCATGGCCTCACCCACTTCCGGAGCCTCGGATGACGGCAGTGGCACACACGGTACGAACAATCCAGATG TGGCTGCCTCCATGACTCAAGCATCGACCAGTGGCTACAAGGGCTATGATAGGAGTTTCTGTGTGAGAATGAAGTCTACCCTCACAAAACGTGGATGTCATTTCAAGTCATCTGGGTACCGG GTGGTTCTGCTACTTTGCAAGCTGCGTCCCCAGtacaccttctcccacagccGAAAATCGCAGCCACCGCTCCTTGGGATGGTGGCTCTGGCCATCGCCCTACCGCCACCCTCAGTCCACGAAATCCGGCTGGAATGTGACATGTTCGTCACTCGAGTGAACTTTGACCTGCGAGTGGCTCATTGTGAACCAAG GGTCTCTGATCTGCTGGACTATGCCCCGGAAGATTTGGTCAACAAGAGTATGTACTCGCTGTGCCATGCCGAGGATGCCAATCGCTTGCGGAAAAGTCATACAGATT TGATCGAAAAGGGACAAGTGCTAACTGGATACTACCGACTGATGAACAAAAATGGAGGCTACACCTGGCTTCAGACCTGCGCTACCGTCGTCTGCAGCACCAAGAATGCGGATGAGCAGAATATCATCTGCGTTAACTACGTGATCAG CAACCGAGAAAACGAAAACTTAATCCTGGACTGCTGCCAGCTGGAGCCCAGTGTGGACAGCATTAAGCACGAGGAGGGGCTTGGAAATGACAAAAGCAGTGGATCCCCTGGAGGAGATGCCGCTGGTGAGGGAAACTCGCACCTGAGCGCCGGGGATATGAAGCTGAATTCCCCCAAAACGGATTCGGAAGGACACCCGCATCGGGGCAGGGGACGCACAGCGGCAGCCTCCCACGGAAGCGGTCTGAATAACCTCACTTTGATTAAGGACAATGTCACGCCACTGGGTGTGGAGAGCGACGCCGTGGGAGTTGTACCCACTACCGTGGCAACACCCCTACAATCGGCCACACCCAACGACGCTAGTTCTGGCAGCGGCGTGAACAcaaagcggaaacggaagaCTAAGACTGCCCAGCAAGCCGAGGAGTCGGGAAAGGAGCAAGTGAACTCTGAGCAACCTCTTGCTAAGCTCCCAGCGATGGAACAGAGAGATCAGCAGCCTCGGAGCCGACTGCCATCCATTGTGGAGGAGCAGCCGGCATCCTCGGCGGAATCGGCAGTTAAGGACCTAGAACAAGCGATGTCCAAGCACCTACCCTCGCCAGTGGCTGTGGCCGTGACCCAGCCCTCGACCGACTTCAGCACGGACTCGCTgctcaagcagcagcagcagatagACCCCAACGAGAAGAGTAGCACAATACAGTGGATAGGCACTCCGTACCAGCAGCCTCCGGCCGCGATGCCAGCCACTGCTCTGCTGAGGCAGCTGTATGCCAATCGGGAGAGCGTGATTCGAGCCACAGCCAGGCAGACGCCGACTGGAGTGGGACCGGGAGTCTTCTATGGGGAGCAGCAAACCGGCCCACTGCCCACGCCGCCTGGAAGCGAGAGCTCCTATGAAAACCAGTATCTGCAACTTCATTCCACTACCTCGGGAGGGCATCCTGGTATTCAGAAGAGTTCCGCAGATGCTTTCACCAACCTGGTGTCTACCTACGGAGGCTACCACAGCTCTATTGACTATCACAATGCCATGACGCCGCCAAGCTCAGTGTCTCCGCGGGATTCAAATCAGCCCGGAAAGGTATCATCGGTCCTTACCTCGAACGGTGGCTATGAATACGCACCGGACCCATTAAGGGGGCAGTATGCCGCACCTTCGGTAGAAGCCGGACCTGCGGCTCTTACATTGAAACCGCAGGCGTACACGGCCACCATGCACCCGTCAGCCAGCGGCACCACCACTGAGGGCGGCGTCACCTACAGTAATCTGGACCAGCCGCAGTACTTTGCGCCGCACTCGAGCTTCCACTTGTACCACAAGACGAGCCCCGCCAGCGGTTGGTACTCCACTCCCTCCTAG
- the trh gene encoding protein trachealess isoform X4 — protein MLPYQAAVAMDYAGYQRQPTPGHPGSHMAATMGPLGMPAVPFSHSWMVPTQDLCAMPPYNKMPGHQQPPGPGMQQQPIEPGILELRKEKSRDAARSRRGKENYEFYELAKMLPLPAAITSQLDKASIIRLTISYLKLRDFSGHGDPPWTREASSSSKLKSAAIRRSPAVDLFEQHQGTHILQSLDGFALAVAGDGRFLYISETVSIYLGLSQVEMTGSSIFDYIHQADHSEIAEQLGLSLTSGGGSGAGSSSSGGVGVGAGTGMASPTSGASDDGSGTHVAASMTQASTSGYKGYDRSFCVRMKSTLTKRGCHFKSSGYRASDASSNCNGNNNNAKNVKNPGSNYSVVLLLCKLRPQYTFSHSRKSQPPLLGMVALAIALPPPSVHEIRLECDMFVTRVNFDLRVAHCEPRVSDLLDYAPEDLVNKSMYSLCHAEDANRLRKSHTDLIEKGQVLTGYYRLMNKNGGYTWLQTCATVVCSTKNADEQNIICVNYVISNRENENLILDCCQLEPSVDSIKHEEGLGNDKSSGSPGGDAAGEGNSHLSAGDMKLNSPKTDSEGHPHRGRGRTAAASHGSGLNNLTLIKDNVTPLGVESDAVGVVPTTVATPLQSATPNDASSGSGVNTKRKRKTKTAQQAEESGKEQVNSEQPLAKLPAMEQRDQQPRSRLPSIVEEQPASSAESAVKDLEQAMSKHLPSPVAVAVTQPSTDFSTDSLLKQQQQIDPNEKSSTIQWIGTPYQQPPAAMPATALLRQLYANRESVIRATARQTPTGVGPGVFYGEQQTGPLPTPPGSESSYENQYLQLHSTTSGGHPGIQKSSADAFTNLVSTYGGYHSSIDYHNAMTPPSSVSPRDSNQPGKVSSVLTSNGGYEYAPDPLRGQYAAPSVEAGPAALTLKPQAYTATMHPSASGTTTEGGVTYSNLDQPQYFAPHSSFHLYHKTSPASGWYSTPS, from the exons ATGTTGCCGTATCAAGCGGCCGTGGCCATGGACTACGCCGGATACCAGCGCCAGCCCACTCCCGGTCATCCCGGTTCTCATATGGCAGCCACTATGGGACCACTGGGTATGCCCGCGGTTCCATTCAGTCACAGCTGGATGGTTCCCACTCAGGACCTATGTGCCATGCCCCCATACAACAAAATGCCAGGACATCAGCAGCCGCCTGGACCGGGCATGCAGCAGCAGCCCATTGAACCAGG AATTCTAGAGTTGCGCAAGGAGAAGTCTCGCGATGCGGCGAGATCCCGCCGCGGGAAGGAGAACTACGAATTCTACGAGCTAGCCAAGATGCTGCCCCTGCCGGCGGCCATCACTAGCCAATTAGACAAGGCCTCCATCATAAGACTGACCATCAGTTATTTAAAGCTGAGGGACTTTTCCGGACACGGCGATCCACCATGGACACGAGAGGCATCCAGCAGTAGTAAGCTCAAAA GTGCCGCCATCCGTCGCAGTCCCGCCGTCGATTTGTTTGAGCAACACCAGGGCACCCACATTCTTCAG TCCCTCGATGGCTTCGCCTTGGCAGTGGCGGGGGATGGACGTTTCCTGTACATCTCAGAGACTGTGTCCATTTACCTGGGACTGTCGCAAGTGGAGATGACCGGCAGCAGCATCTTTGACTACATCCACCAGGCGGATCACTCTGAGATCGCCGAGCAGCTTGGACTCAGCCTGACGAGTGGCGGTGGCAGTGGAGCTGGTTCCTCGAGCAGCGGTGGCGTGGGAGTCGGTGCTGGAACGGGCATGGCCTCACCCACTTCCGGAGCCTCGGATGACGGCAGTGGCACACACG TGGCTGCCTCCATGACTCAAGCATCGACCAGTGGCTACAAGGGCTATGATAGGAGTTTCTGTGTGAGAATGAAGTCTACCCTCACAAAACGTGGATGTCATTTCAAGTCATCTGGGTACCGG GCCAGCGATGCATCGAGCAATTGCAACGGTAACAATAACAATGCTAAAAATGTTAAGAATCCGGGCTCAAACTATTCG GTGGTTCTGCTACTTTGCAAGCTGCGTCCCCAGtacaccttctcccacagccGAAAATCGCAGCCACCGCTCCTTGGGATGGTGGCTCTGGCCATCGCCCTACCGCCACCCTCAGTCCACGAAATCCGGCTGGAATGTGACATGTTCGTCACTCGAGTGAACTTTGACCTGCGAGTGGCTCATTGTGAACCAAG GGTCTCTGATCTGCTGGACTATGCCCCGGAAGATTTGGTCAACAAGAGTATGTACTCGCTGTGCCATGCCGAGGATGCCAATCGCTTGCGGAAAAGTCATACAGATT TGATCGAAAAGGGACAAGTGCTAACTGGATACTACCGACTGATGAACAAAAATGGAGGCTACACCTGGCTTCAGACCTGCGCTACCGTCGTCTGCAGCACCAAGAATGCGGATGAGCAGAATATCATCTGCGTTAACTACGTGATCAG CAACCGAGAAAACGAAAACTTAATCCTGGACTGCTGCCAGCTGGAGCCCAGTGTGGACAGCATTAAGCACGAGGAGGGGCTTGGAAATGACAAAAGCAGTGGATCCCCTGGAGGAGATGCCGCTGGTGAGGGAAACTCGCACCTGAGCGCCGGGGATATGAAGCTGAATTCCCCCAAAACGGATTCGGAAGGACACCCGCATCGGGGCAGGGGACGCACAGCGGCAGCCTCCCACGGAAGCGGTCTGAATAACCTCACTTTGATTAAGGACAATGTCACGCCACTGGGTGTGGAGAGCGACGCCGTGGGAGTTGTACCCACTACCGTGGCAACACCCCTACAATCGGCCACACCCAACGACGCTAGTTCTGGCAGCGGCGTGAACAcaaagcggaaacggaagaCTAAGACTGCCCAGCAAGCCGAGGAGTCGGGAAAGGAGCAAGTGAACTCTGAGCAACCTCTTGCTAAGCTCCCAGCGATGGAACAGAGAGATCAGCAGCCTCGGAGCCGACTGCCATCCATTGTGGAGGAGCAGCCGGCATCCTCGGCGGAATCGGCAGTTAAGGACCTAGAACAAGCGATGTCCAAGCACCTACCCTCGCCAGTGGCTGTGGCCGTGACCCAGCCCTCGACCGACTTCAGCACGGACTCGCTgctcaagcagcagcagcagatagACCCCAACGAGAAGAGTAGCACAATACAGTGGATAGGCACTCCGTACCAGCAGCCTCCGGCCGCGATGCCAGCCACTGCTCTGCTGAGGCAGCTGTATGCCAATCGGGAGAGCGTGATTCGAGCCACAGCCAGGCAGACGCCGACTGGAGTGGGACCGGGAGTCTTCTATGGGGAGCAGCAAACCGGCCCACTGCCCACGCCGCCTGGAAGCGAGAGCTCCTATGAAAACCAGTATCTGCAACTTCATTCCACTACCTCGGGAGGGCATCCTGGTATTCAGAAGAGTTCCGCAGATGCTTTCACCAACCTGGTGTCTACCTACGGAGGCTACCACAGCTCTATTGACTATCACAATGCCATGACGCCGCCAAGCTCAGTGTCTCCGCGGGATTCAAATCAGCCCGGAAAGGTATCATCGGTCCTTACCTCGAACGGTGGCTATGAATACGCACCGGACCCATTAAGGGGGCAGTATGCCGCACCTTCGGTAGAAGCCGGACCTGCGGCTCTTACATTGAAACCGCAGGCGTACACGGCCACCATGCACCCGTCAGCCAGCGGCACCACCACTGAGGGCGGCGTCACCTACAGTAATCTGGACCAGCCGCAGTACTTTGCGCCGCACTCGAGCTTCCACTTGTACCACAAGACGAGCCCCGCCAGCGGTTGGTACTCCACTCCCTCCTAG